Proteins encoded together in one Haloarcula rubripromontorii window:
- a CDS encoding amphi-Trp domain-containing protein — MPEEVLFKSEQRMSREEIASYLQTVVDKLNAGDAVTLQADGDSVTLAPPPQPTFEVKAEREGPTNGPKELSIEFELKWPEDGEDGGELEIG, encoded by the coding sequence ATGCCAGAGGAAGTCCTGTTTAAATCAGAGCAGCGCATGAGCCGGGAAGAAATCGCATCGTATCTTCAGACTGTCGTCGATAAGCTCAACGCTGGTGATGCGGTTACGCTTCAGGCAGATGGGGACTCCGTGACTCTCGCTCCTCCTCCTCAGCCGACGTTCGAGGTGAAAGCCGAACGCGAAGGACCGACCAACGGGCCGAAAGAGTTGAGCATCGAGTTCGAACTCAAATGGCCGGAAGATGGAGAAGACGGTGGCGAACTCGAAATCGGATAA
- a CDS encoding 2Fe-2S iron-sulfur cluster-binding protein — protein MDERQNASACQPSSDPTTSATTARNLPDEDRRRLLTAMGGVGVTVLAGCLGDGESDAASYTVVFLDQDGRTEVEISEDEKLLYPALDADVEIPYACEVVRCGQCTGKYDGNANEVVTHDGNQFLDEDQIEAGWLLTCVAYPRGNFELEIAHPDEE, from the coding sequence ATGGACGAACGACAGAACGCCAGCGCTTGCCAACCGTCGAGCGACCCGACGACGAGCGCTACAACCGCTCGGAACCTGCCCGATGAGGACCGTCGCCGTCTGTTGACTGCGATGGGTGGTGTCGGAGTCACCGTGCTTGCGGGCTGTCTCGGGGACGGCGAGAGTGACGCCGCCTCGTACACCGTGGTATTTCTCGACCAGGACGGACGGACCGAGGTCGAGATATCCGAAGACGAGAAACTGCTGTACCCGGCACTCGACGCCGATGTCGAGATTCCGTACGCGTGTGAAGTGGTCAGATGTGGACAGTGTACGGGGAAGTACGACGGCAACGCCAACGAGGTAGTCACCCACGACGGGAACCAGTTCCTCGACGAGGACCAGATCGAGGCGGGGTGGCTGCTAACGTGCGTCGCGTATCCCAGAGGCAATTTCGAACTCGAAATTGCCCATCCAGACGAAGAGTGA
- a CDS encoding universal stress protein, with the protein MYDRILVPTDGSPSAEAAARHGLVIAEAFGASVHVISVTGERERDERLAKAQAKDAISHLEELFEQESDLSCQSVIEQGTPYEAILSYASENDIDLIVMGTHGRRGLSRVLLGSVTERVIRLSNDPVVAVPPHAIGREREGYDKILIPTDGSPGATAAVEHGISIAERLEASVRVLCVIEGETGLPPIGDALRDEAVEVLEAVSERASDRDVSLTTHVQPGIPHEVINNFVSAHGIDLITMGTHGRSGIRRHLLGSVTERVLRTSDAPVLTVRQDTG; encoded by the coding sequence ATGTACGACCGAATACTCGTTCCGACCGACGGAAGCCCATCCGCAGAAGCTGCCGCTCGCCATGGACTCGTGATCGCAGAAGCATTCGGCGCGTCCGTCCACGTCATTAGCGTCACTGGTGAGAGAGAACGTGATGAACGACTTGCGAAAGCACAGGCCAAAGACGCCATTTCTCACCTCGAGGAGCTCTTCGAGCAGGAGTCTGACCTTTCATGCCAGTCGGTCATCGAGCAGGGAACCCCGTACGAGGCGATCCTTTCCTATGCATCAGAGAACGACATCGATCTCATCGTCATGGGCACGCACGGGCGACGTGGGCTGAGTCGTGTCCTCCTCGGCAGTGTCACCGAGCGCGTGATTCGGTTGAGTAACGATCCCGTGGTAGCAGTCCCACCACATGCAATCGGTCGAGAGCGAGAGGGATACGATAAGATTCTGATCCCGACAGACGGGAGCCCTGGTGCGACTGCTGCGGTCGAACACGGAATATCCATTGCAGAACGGTTGGAAGCCTCAGTACGCGTCCTCTGTGTGATCGAAGGTGAGACGGGACTTCCACCAATCGGTGACGCGCTTCGTGACGAAGCAGTCGAGGTGCTTGAAGCAGTTTCGGAGCGAGCATCGGACCGCGACGTCTCCCTCACAACCCACGTGCAGCCCGGAATACCCCACGAGGTAATCAATAATTTCGTCAGTGCTCACGGGATCGACCTCATAACAATGGGAACACACGGGCGCTCGGGGATACGCCGTCATCTACTTGGAAGCGTCACCGAGAGGGTCTTGCGCACGAGCGATGCGCCCGTCCTCACCGTACGACAAGATACTGGATGA
- a CDS encoding IS1595 family transposase: protein MFPFELLSSEESAANLLEQVRWREGLCCPRCRSESVIKHGSYREYQRYLCKDCDRTFNDKTGTIFAHAKIGLDKLLFAFYSFLRFNTSIRQLDAEIDVSYRSLRRRVEQFARTLDAPAINLVGPVEIDEFYVSAGKKGRERDQESRSRALSKRGRGTYEGDKPPVFTLVDRGSGQRYVVPAKSTDEATVRLLLDNHEKESLTVYTDGFRAYDPLDDDESFHRESVIHGDGEYVDEDAHVNTCESHASLARRWLSPHRGVSKDKLTAYLRPFQLRRRVLRKPGREALKQIIREVL from the coding sequence ATGTTCCCATTTGAATTGCTGAGTTCAGAGGAGAGCGCCGCGAACCTGCTGGAGCAGGTTCGCTGGCGCGAGGGCCTCTGTTGCCCGCGCTGCCGGTCTGAATCGGTGATCAAACACGGCAGCTATCGAGAGTATCAACGGTATCTCTGTAAGGATTGCGACCGCACGTTCAACGACAAGACCGGCACGATCTTCGCGCACGCGAAGATCGGCCTTGACAAGCTGTTATTCGCGTTCTACTCGTTCCTCCGGTTCAATACGAGTATCCGCCAGCTAGACGCTGAAATTGACGTTTCGTATCGCTCGCTTCGCCGGCGCGTCGAGCAGTTCGCCAGAACGCTCGACGCGCCAGCCATCAACCTCGTTGGCCCGGTCGAGATTGACGAGTTCTACGTCTCTGCTGGGAAGAAAGGCCGCGAGCGCGACCAAGAGTCGCGCTCGCGTGCTCTCTCGAAACGCGGACGAGGAACGTATGAGGGAGACAAACCGCCAGTGTTCACGCTCGTTGATCGCGGCAGCGGTCAGCGATACGTCGTCCCAGCGAAATCCACCGATGAAGCGACCGTGCGACTCCTTCTCGACAACCACGAGAAGGAGTCGCTGACCGTCTACACGGACGGATTTCGGGCCTACGATCCACTCGACGATGACGAGAGCTTCCACCGAGAATCAGTAATTCACGGTGACGGCGAGTACGTTGATGAAGACGCACACGTGAACACGTGCGAGAGCCACGCGTCGCTGGCGCGACGGTGGCTCTCGCCGCACCGAGGTGTCTCAAAAGACAAACTGACAGCGTATCTCAGACCGTTCCAACTTCGGCGACGAGTCCTCCGCAAACCGGGACGAGAAGCACTGAAACAGATTATCCGAGAAGTTCTCTGA
- a CDS encoding pyridoxamine 5'-phosphate oxidase family protein: MEDIRSVRMSKEEQDEFLGSGGTGVISFTPPSDGPPYTRPISYGYDPDTGNFYFRLAVGPEDAGKRDILDEDREIAFVTYDETDRGWRSVIATGRLDEITKSALDPDVTEAMQRVRIPFVDVYDSHPLTLDFRFFRLTPDEVTGQQEAGTED; the protein is encoded by the coding sequence ATGGAAGATATCCGCTCGGTACGGATGAGTAAGGAAGAACAGGACGAATTCTTAGGTAGTGGTGGGACCGGCGTCATTTCGTTCACTCCACCGAGCGATGGCCCCCCGTACACCCGGCCAATTTCGTATGGATACGACCCAGATACTGGGAATTTCTATTTCCGGCTTGCCGTCGGTCCCGAGGATGCCGGAAAGAGAGATATCCTCGATGAAGACAGGGAGATTGCATTCGTTACGTACGACGAAACCGACCGTGGCTGGCGAAGCGTCATCGCAACCGGTAGACTGGACGAAATCACGAAATCAGCACTTGACCCCGACGTTACCGAGGCGATGCAGCGAGTGAGAATTCCGTTCGTGGACGTGTATGACAGTCATCCGCTTACGCTAGATTTCCGATTCTTCCGGCTCACGCCTGACGAGGTTACTGGACAACAAGAAGCTGGGACTGAGGATTGA